One Halanaerobium hydrogeniformans genomic window, CATCTATTATTAATTCGGATTTTTCTATTTCGATTTTCAAATTAATAATAAATTCATTAATAATATTTTTGAATTTATTTTCTGTAAAAAAGTTTTCAAGGCTTCTTTCTTCTTTAAATATTTCTTCTATTTTTATTTTCTTTATTTTTTTAATCAAATTATTGCTTAATTTATTTAAATCAACTAAACTTTTAAGGCTTTGTTTTAAATCAGCTTTATCCTGATCAGAAGCATATGCTCTATTTAATTCTAAAGAAAATGCTTTTAAAAAATCACTTAATTCTGCTTTGCTTTGTTTTGTTAATAAATCAGATATTTTTTCTTCTTTTAGTTCTTGATAAATATTAATTAATACTTTTTTCAATAGATTTTTATCTTTAATTTCTTGAATAAAATCAAAATAAAAGTTCTCAATAATTTCATTTAAGCCCTCTTGACTGAGCAAATCATCTATTTGATGATTCTGGGCCAGCTCTGAAGTTAAACTAATAAAATATTGGGGAAGCTTTTCTGCTAAATACTTTGTGCTAAGCTGATAATTATTTTTCCAGGCTGGAAAATCAGATAATTTTTCTTGATTGCTGCGTTGATAAAGATGGAACTTAAGTAGATCTTTAACTGTTTTATTTAAATTTTTTTTAAATTCTGCTTTAGAAAATTCTTCTTTTAAAGTGTCATGATTAATAATATCTCTTTCTACTAACTGCGAAATACTCTTTATAAATTCATCTCTGGTCTTTATAACTACTCCACCAAAAGGACCATATTTTTTAAAAATCATTTTCAATGCTAAATTATTTGTTAAATAACCAGTAACAGCACCCGTACTTGCTGCAGCTAATATTGCTGGAATATCTAAAAGCATAATCATATCCTCCTGTAATGATAATCATTTTTGATATCCACAATTCTGGATAAGTTGTTAATAAGTTCTTGGTTTAATCCACAAAATTTGTTGATTAGATGTTGACAACTGTGGATAAAACACCTGTTTTGTTATTAACTTGTGGATAACCTCGCTTTGTAAGCTTATTTATCCCCTAATATAAGCTTTTTAATGAATTCATCGCTAAGCTCAGGATCAAAAATCTTACCCTTATAATTTTCTATTTCTTCAATTATTTCTCTGTTCGTTAAAGAAGCAAAATAATATTTTTCTTTTGTAAAAGGATAATAAAGGTGGTTTTTAAGAGCATCGAAAAAATTAACAAGCACAAAGAGTCTATTTAAATAAGAAATATTTTTGCCCGTTAAACCGTCAGGATATCCACTTCCATCAAAATGCTCATGGTGATGATAAATCAAATTATAGCTTTCTGCTAAATCATGATATGAAGCAACAAAAATTGCTGATTTATCAACATGTGTTATATATTGTTCCCACTCCGATTTGTTTAAAGAAGATCCTTTTTTTAAAATATTTTTATTAATTGCCAGTTTTCCAATATCATGAAGTTGTGCTAAAAGCATAAATTTTCTACTTTCTTCACTGTTAAGATTAAATTCTACTGCTGTTTTTTTGCTTAATTCCAATAAATTACTACTGTGATGTAGATCATTATAATTATTTTTTTCTACAAAATTAAGGTGGCTTTTATAAAAAACACTTTTTTGACTATTTCTCATATTGTAGTCAATACTTTTTAATTTAATAATAGTGCTATTAAAAATATCGCTTAAACTTTTTTGGTTATTATCATTGCATTCTATTAATACTGAAATATCAAATTCAATGTGATCTAATTTTATTTTTGAAAATTCTTTTTTTAATTCTTCAACTACTGAAATGACTTTATTCTTAGAAGTGCTTTCTAAAAGCACTGCAAAATAAGCATTTTCAATAAAGACTTTAAGAGTACTACTTTTTAAAATTTTATTGATTATTTCAACTAATTCTGTCAATAATTTTTCTGATTTTTCAAATCCATAAAAATTTTTATATAAATTAAAAGAATTAATATTAATAAATATTAATGAAAAACTCGAATCTTCTTTTTGCTCCAAATGTTTTAATTTCTTAACAAAATAATCTTTGTTATAAAGGCCAGTTAAAAGGTCATGCTCTAAACAGTATTTTAATTTTTTCTTTTGTCTCTCTATTTCACTGATATCAGTTAATGAGCCCACTATTTGCTTTACCCTATTATTTTTAATAATAGGATAAAGATTTATATCCCAAATTCTTCGTGAACTAGAAAATACTAAACTACTTTGAAAGTTAACTTTTTCTTTTTTCGTTGCACAACGTTTAATGTTTTCTTTTAACTGATCTGCTATTTCTGATGAAAATATGTCATCTGATTTCTGTTTTTTAAGATCTCTGTTATTATAACCTGTTAATTCCAAACAGCTTTGATTCATTCTTTTATAATAAAAATTATTTTTTTCATCTAATTCAAGTAGAAAAATAGCATCATTATTATAATCGATTATTTTTTGATAATCTTCTAATATTTTTCTGTTTTCAGCCAAATTTTTAACTTTTTGTTTTTGTTTTATAGCAGTCATTCTTAAAGAATTTATAAAACTATCACTATTTGAAACCTTTGTTAATACAGCATTAAGATTATTTAATTGATATTCCGATAAATTCAAATTATCATTCTCTTCACTGATCAATATGATACTGGAATAAGAAAACTCTTTCTCAGCAAGCAAAGCAAAATCTAAACCCGAAAAAATTCCACTTAAGTAATTTTCAATAATTAAAATATCGATTTTCCGGTTTTGATAAAGAAAATTGATAGCTTGAGAACTATTATTAAACTCAGCTACCAATTTAAATTCAAACTGCTCTTGAGAGCTATTAATCTTGTTTAAATATGATTTAACTTTTGCCCTTTCAATTAAATCATTTATAATTATAACTACTTTAAGCACTCTGAATTCTCCTCAATAATTAGATTTTAAATCAGTGAACACTATTAGGATTGACATGAACCAATACATCTTTTACATCATCATTTTCTGAAATTATTTTTTGTTTTACATCTGCTGCAATATTATGTCCCTGTCTAACTGTAATTCGACCACTTACAACTATTTTTAAGTCTACTATATACCGAGGCCCGTAACTTCTGATTTTAATATCAGAAACATCGATTACACCTTCGATGGTCTTAGTCGTTTTATAAATTATATCTATTTTTTCTTTTGATGGTCTTCCATCCATTAATTCATAAGAGGTTGTTTTTAATATATCATAACCTACTTTAAATATTAATACTGCTACCACTAAACCAGCTAAAGGATCCAAAACTGTAAAACCCATTCTAGCTCCAGCTATACCAATTAAAGCTGCAATAGAAGATAGTGCATCAGAACGATGATGATGAGCATCTGCAATTAAAGCTCTACTATTTATTTTTTTACCTATAATAATTGTATAACGATATAATAACTCTTTAGCAACTATAGAAATAAAAGCTACTATAAGCGCTACAAATCCAGGCTGAGAAATTTCTCCACTGATTAAGGTTAAAAATGCTTCACGACTAAGAAACACAGCGGTTATAATTAAAATAACTGCCAGAAGATTTGTCCCTAGAGCCTCTGCCTTTTCATGACCATAAGGATGGTTTTTATCTGCAGGAGTTTCAGAAAGTTTAATGCTAATTAAAACTATTAAAGTTGAAGCCATATCTGATACAGAATGAAATCCATCTGCAATCAAAGCTGTACTACCTGCAAAAAAGCCCATAGAAATTTTTAGAATTGCTAATAATATATTAGCTATTAAACTAATATATGAAACCTTTTTTCCTTCTTGATATCTATTATTTTTTTCAAGCACAAAATCACTCCCAGTTGATTATACAACTATTTATATTTTTTCTTTAATTTGTTATTTTACAAAGTAGTGTACAATAAGTTGTGTAAATAGATTTTTTTCAATAAAAAAAGAGGAATCCTTCTTTGAATGGTTGAAATATTTATTAGCGAAATAAACTCAACCCAAAGGAGGACTCCTCATGAACAGTATACCCGAAAAAAACAGTGATGGTCAAGTTGAATTTCACGATTTAATCATTGAACTCATCAAAAATTTTCTCGAGAATTTCCTCAAGGCTGAATTAACTGAATTTCTAAACTATGAAAAACATGAATACTCAGGTAGAAACTCTGGCAATAGTCGTAATGGATCTTATCTTCGTGATTTCTTAACTCAGTTTGGCAGTATTAAAGGCTTAAATGTTCCTAGAGATAGAAATGGTGAATTCCAAACTGAACTATTCCAACCATATAAACGCTATGATAACTGGCTTGAAGAAGCTATAATAAACATGTATGCTAATGGCCTTTCCACCCGCTATGTAGCTGATTGGATAGAGCAGATGTATGGACAAAAATATAGCCCTACTACTATTAGTAATCTAACTAATGTTGCTCTTGAAGAGGTTAAAAAGTGGAAAGAAAGACCACTTCAAAAACGGTACAGCGTTATTTTTATTGATGGCATGAGCATAAAAGTCAGACGAGATACTGTTGCAAATGAATCTGTATATATTATCATTGGTATCAATGAAGACGGCTATCGTGAAATACTTGATTTCTACATTGGTGCAACTGAATCTGCTGCTTTATGGGAAGAAGTACTAAGTAATTTAAAAGAACGCGGAGTCCAGGAAGTCCTACTAGGTGTTATAGATGGACTCCCAGGACTTAAAGATTCTTTTCTAAAAGTATTCCCTAAAGCGGATGTGCAGCGTTGTATAGTTCATAAAGTGCGTAATACAATAGTCAAAGTTAGAAAAAAAGATACTGATGAAATCGTTAAAGATTTAAAAAAGATCTATAGATCTCCCAGCAGAGAGTTTGCAGAAAAAGCTTTAGAAGAATTTGATTTTAAATGGAGTAAAATCTATCCTAAAGTTACTCAAAGCTGGTACGTAGATAAAGATGAACTATTAACATTTTATAAATATCCAGAAAGCATACATAAAGCCATATACACAACAAACTGGATTGAAAGAGCCAATAAAGAAATCAAAAAAAGATTAAAGCCTATGAATAGTTTGCCTAATGTACAAGCAGCTGAAAAAATAATTTATTTAAAGATTATTGAGTACAACTCAAAATGGTCTGATAGAAAGATGAGAGGATTTTTAGCTGCAAAAGATCAGCTCCATCAACTATTTAAAGAACGATACTGATTTATTTACACAAGATTCTTGACGTTATCTTTTACAAAGTCAATTTATTATATCAATTAAAACAATTAATCGCAATTATCATTATAATAAAATATAGTTTTTTCAAATAATAAAAGACTGCTCTTTAAATTAACCATTTAAAAGGCAGTCTCAAGTTTAATTGTTTTTTAAGCTTATTAATTATTTAATTAAGTAGATTTTTTTCCTATTGCAAACTCATTAATTAATTCTAATTACTTTTTAATCTTTTTTTAAAGTAAATCTAATCTTTTCCTGCTATTATGTAATTAAGCTAAAGAAATACTTGCACTTCCCTTTTAAAGCTGCAAAACACAGCTATTAATATAGATAAGAACTTAAGTACTTTTCTCCTTGTTTTTCCCGCTCTTTTCCCGGGGCGGGTTTTTATTTTTGCCCACTCTTAAGTGAGTGGGTTTTTTTATTCAAGAAATTTTTGATTAAATTCTTCAGCTTTCTGATTATAATCAATTATTTCTTCATTCAATTTTTCTGCTTCATCTAAAGAATCAATAACTTCAAATACTTTTAGAACAGCAAAGACACTCAAATAAGAATTTCTATTATCACTATCATTAATTGCTGCTCCAATTAAAGCTCCTTCTCCAAGTAAAAAAAGTGCTCCTTTTGGCCACCAACTCTCTGTATATGCATGGCCTGCTGAAGGGATTACAGTAGACATTAAAGCAGCCTGAAATTTAGACTTCAATTCTATGGTCTCTATTTCTCTTTTATCAGGTTCAAGTTTATGCAGTTCCCAATAAACATCACTACCCCTTAAAGATCTATTTTCTTCCAGATAATCTACAACTCTTTTCCCATTATTATCTCTAGCGGTAGGATCTGCATTTTTAGCCAATAGTAACTCAATAATTTTAGGATTAGAATTATTTTTTGCAGCTGACATTAAAACACTTTTGCCGCTGTATGACTGTAAATTTACAAAAGCTCCATAAGATGTTAAAAGATTTAAATAAGCAGGATCTTCATGTCTTCTTACAGCATAAAAAAGCACAGTTTCTCCTTTGTGATCTTTAAGATTAACCCTAGCTCCATTCTTTAATAAAAAGTCCAGAGCGTTTAAATTATTATCAGTTACAGCATAAAAAATTGCTGTTTTACCATTATCATCTCTCAGATTAATATCAGCTTCATTTTTAAGCAGATAATCTAATTCAGAAATATTTCTTCGGGCTGAAACAGCGTAAGCCAGTACAGTTTTACCATTATTGTCCCTGGCATTAACATCTGCTCCCCAATCAATCAGAGTTTTGATTAAATCATGATTGCTTCTAGCTTGATAAGCAGTCATTAAAGGTTTAACACCTCTATTATTACCCAGATTCGGATCAGCTCCAAACCTTAATAAATACCAGATATTTCCCCTTTTATTATTTTCTGCAGCCAAATGAAGAGCCGTATTACCAGCTTCGTTTTTAAGATTTAAGTTTCTATCAAATCGCATTACTTCTCTTAAAATTTCAGGATTGTTATTATAAGCTGCAGCATACATTAAAGCAGTCCAACCAGAGGAATCACGATAATAAATATTTGCTCCTTCTCTTCTCAGTAATCTAATTACTGCAGGATAAGGATTTTCTGCTGCAGCTGCCAGATAGGGAGTTATACCATCTTCGTCAACCATATTAACATCTGCTCCCTCAGCAATTGCGTCTGCAGCTTCATTTACTCCAGCATTTTTTATCAACTCAATAAAGCTTAGATCTTCAGCTATTACTGGATTAGTTATTAATAATGAAACTATTATAAAGAATATGCTTAAATTTATTTTAGTTTTCATATTAAAATCCCTCCCTGCAGTTTATACATTTTTTATGTTATTTTAATGGCGGAAATGTCTTTTTCCTGTAAAGACCATTGCGATCCCTAATTTATCACAAGCCTCTATAACTTTATCATCTCTAATTGAACCACCAGGTTGAATTATTGCTTTAATCCCCAACTCAGCTGCTTTTTCTACAGCATCAGGGAAAGGAAAGAACGCATCTGAAGCAACAACACCATCACGTTGACGTCCTTCTGCTTTACGACCAGCAATTATCATAGAATCAACCCGGCTCATCTGACCTGCGCCTACACCAACTACCATTTGTTCCTTAGCCATAACTATAGCATTAGATTTAACATGTTTAACTACCTTCCAGGAAAATAATAAATCTTTAATTTCCTCTTCTGTAGGAGCTTTTTTTGTTACAACTTCGAGCTCATCAGCAGTAGTTTGTCCCAGATCTCTGTCTTGAACCAACATTCCTCCCGTTACTTTTTTCATACTATAACCAGGTTTATCATAATTTATTTTTAATTCACCTGTTTTTAAAATTCTTACATTATCCCAGCGTTTTTTAAGAATTTTAAGTGCTTTTTCTTCATAATCGGGAGCAATCACTACTTCTACAAATTTATCATCTTTTGCTATTTCAGAAGCTGCTTCTGCAGTTATAGTTCTGTTTGACGCAACAATTGAACCAAAAGCAGAAAGCGGATCACCTGCATGTGCTTTGAGAAAAGCATCTTTTACATTATCTCCTAAAGCCATACCACAGGGATTAGCATGCTTAATTACAGCTACAGCTGTATTATCTTCAAATTCTTTCACCAGTTCTAAAGCTCCATCAGTATCATTAATATTATTAAAAGATAGTGCTTTACCATGTAGTTGTTCCGCAGTTGAAATTGAAGGTTCATTTGTTTTTCGTTCTAAATAAAAAGCTGCTTTTTGATGAGGATTTTCTCCATAACGAAGATCCATTTTTTTATCATATCTATCAAGTCTAATTTCTGGCATTTTCTCTTTCTCTTTATCTTCAAGAGCCAGGTCAGATAAGAAATCTTGAATTAACTGATCATATTCTGCTGTATGTCTAAATGCTTTATAAGCAAGCTTAAGCTTTTTAGATTTATTTAAAGCACCTTCAGCTGCTTTCATCTCATTTAAAATATTGTCATAGTCAGCTGGATCAACTACAACAGCTACATCCTGATGATTTTTTGCAGCAGAGCGTATCATAGTAGGTCCACCTATATCAATGTTTTCAACGGCTTCTTCTAAAGTAACTCCTTCTTTTTTAATTGTCTCTGCAAAGGGATATAGATTACAGACCACCAAATCAATCGTTTCAATATCTTGAGCAGCAATTTCTTTTAAGTGTTCTTTATTATCTCTAACAGCCAAAATTCCACCGTGAACTGCTGGATGAAGAGTCTTTACTCTACCGTTCATCATTTCCGGAAAATTAGTCACTTCACTAATATCTGTGACCTCAAGTCCACTTTCTTTTAGCAAACTACCTGTTCCACCTGTTGATATAATTTCTACATCAAACTCTTTTAATCCTTTAGCAAAATCTACAATTCCTGCTTTGTTTGATACACTTATGAGAGCTTTTTTGATTTTAGACAAATTATTTCTCCTCCTTCAAAATTTTAACCTTTCTTCCCTCTAATTTAATCCTGTTTTCTGCAATTAATTTTACTGCTTCTGGATAAATTTTATGTTCTTCTTTTAGTATTCTAGCTGCCAGATCTTCAACTGTATCATCTTCTTCAACCTTAACAACAGCCTGTAAAATGATCGGTCCAGTATCCATTCCTTCATCTACAAAATGAACTGTACATCCACTATATTTTACCCCATAATCTAAAGCCTGTTTTTGAGCATTTAAGCCTTTAAATGCAGGTAAAAGTGAAGGGTGTATATTAATAATTTTATTTTTGTATTTTTTTACAAATAGAGGTGATAAAATTCGCATATATCCTGCTAATACAATTAAATCTATTTCTGCCATTTCTAAGATATTAATTATTTCTTTTTCATATTCAATTTGATTTTCAAAATGCTCTGGATTAATAAAAATATTTTCTATTTCTTCACTTTCAGCTCTTTTTAGAGCACCGGAGTTTTCTTTATCACTCAACAAAACTTTAACTTCAGCTGGAACTTCTCCTCTATTAACTGCATCAATTATTGATTGAAAATTAGAGCCCCTTCCAGAAGCAAATACTGCAATTTTAAACACTCTATCACCCCATCTCTATTATCTCACCGGCTATTTTTATCTTCATACCATAATCTTGCGATTTCTCAATCTCTCCAATTTGATAAGGACTTTCCCCCTGTGCTTTTAATTCTGACATTATTTCTTTTTTATCTGAAGGATCTATAATCAAGACCATTCCGATCCCCATATTGAAAGTTCTTAACATTTCAAAATCATCTATTTTTCCTGCTTCCTGGATAATTTTAAATATTTTTTGTTGCTCCCATTTTGATGAATCTATTTCTGCTGCTAATTGCTCTGGTAAAATTCTGATAATGTTTTCTATTAATCCTCCTCCAGTAATATGAGCAATTCCATTTATGGAAAGATAATAATCTTCCAGGGTAGATAGTACAGATTTCACATAAATTCTGGTTGGCTTGAGCAATTCTTCTCCCAAATTATTTTCTAATCCAGGTATTTTTTCCTGATAGTCATAGCCAGCTTTATTAAATAAAGCTGCTCTGGCCAGGGTAAAGCCATTACTGTGGAGACCATTTGAAGCTAAGCCAATAATTAAATTACCTTCTTTAATATTTTGACCTGTAATAATCTTGGACCTGTCTACTATTCCAACTGCAAATCCTGCTAAATCATATTCTCCATCTTTATAAAAACCAGCCATTTCTGCAGTTTCACCACCAATTAAAGCAGCTGAAGATTCCTGACACCCTAATGCTATTCCCCTAACAATCTGAGCGGTCTTTTCTGGCTCCAATTTGCCTGTTGCTAAATAATCGAGAAAAAATAATGGCTTTGCTCCCTGGGCTAAAATGTCATTTACAGACATTGCCACTAAATCAATCCCAATACTATCATGTTTATCAAGTTTAAAGGCAAGCTTAAGTTTTGTCCCAACTCCATCTGTACCGGATACCAGAACAGGTTTTTCATATTTACCTAAATCTAACTGAAACAGCCCACCAAAACCTCCCAGAGAATTTAAAACCTCTGGTCCATGAGTTGCCTCAACATCTTTTTTCATCAAATTTACAGCCTTTTTCCCGGCATCAATATCTACACCTGATTCTTTATAATTAAGGCCCACTAGTTTTCCTCCTCAATTAAATATTTATTACTAATTGGATAATCACCATCAAAACAGGCAGTGCAAAAACCTAATTTTTTATCAGTATTAATTGCTTTAAGCATACCTGTTTGAGAAAGATAATGAAGACTTACCGCACCTATGCTTTCTGCAATCTCTTCAACCGTATTTCTACTGGCAATTAGCTCCTGTCTACGAGAAGTATCTAAACCAAAATAACATGGGTGTTCTACCGGAGGTGAAGAAATTGCCATATGGACTTCACTTGCTCCAGCTTCTTTTATTCTTGAAATAATTTGTTTGCTGGTTGTCCCCCTTACAATTGAATCATCAATCAAAATAACCTTTTTACCCTCAATAATTTCTTTGATAGGAGCTAATTTAAGCCTTACTTTAAGATCTCTAATTGCCTGAGAAGGCTGGATAAAAGTCCGCCCTACATAACGATTTCTTAATATTCCCTGGGCAAATTCTATTTCTGATTCTTCGGCAAAACCCAGTGCTGCAGGAATTCCTGAATCTGGAACTGGTATTACTAAGTCAGCTTCTAAATCCATTTCTTTTGCAAGTTGTCTTCCCATTTCTTTTCTTGCTAAAAGAACATTTTGACCCTCTATATTACTATCAGGTCTGGCAAAATAAATATATTCAAATACACATAAACTACTTTCCTTAGACCCACTATATTTTCTGCTTTTTAAACCATTTTCATTAATTATTACAACTTCACCTGGTTCTACATCTCTAACGAATTCTGCGCCAACTATATCAAAAGCACAGCTTTCTGAAGCAACAATATAGCTGTTACCAGCTTTTCCAATTGAAAGAGGTCTAAAACCCTTTGGATCTCTTATTGCAACAAGACTATCTTTGGTCATTGCAACAATACTAAAGGCACCTTTAAGCTGGTGTAAACTTTGGATTAGAGCTTCCACGATATCATCCTCTAAAGCCCTTGCTACTAGATGAGCAATCACCTCAGTATCTAAAGTGGAATGAAATATTGAGCCATTCATTTCTAAATTATACCTAAGTGTCTCTGCATTAGCTACATTACCATTATGGGCAAGAGCAAGATCTCCTTTAATACTATTTATTAATAAAGGCTGTGCATTTGCTAAATGACTGGAGCCGCTAGTTGAATAACGAACATGCCCAATTGCCATTTCACCTTTCAAGTTCAAAAGATCCTCTTCATTAAAAACATTCTCTACTAAACCCATTCCTTTATGAAGATCAAACTCTCCTTCGTGATTTGCACAAATGCCTGCACTTTCTTGGCCTCTATGCTGAAGTGCAATTAAACCAAGATAACTCAAATCAGCTGCACTACTTTTTCCATCAGCATTAAAAACACCAAAAACTCCACATTCTTCTCTCATTTTGTCTGCTCGATATTTCATTTCTGAACTGCAGACTTTTTTCTTTTGTTTATTTTGTTTGCTTATATAACTGTTATTTTTATTGGATAATTTAATTTTTAAATTAGAGAAGTTATTTATTTCTCCCATTCTTATTTTCAGCCCCTTAATTAATATAAAAATTGAATCAAAATATCTGTTGAATGTTAAATTTTATTTTTCCCAGTAATTCTCTGTAGCATCTCTATATAGCCTGACTCTACATCACCAAGATCTTTCCTAAATCTATCCTTATCAAGTTTTTGTTTAGTATAAGTATCCCAAAAACGACATGTATCAGGAGAAATCTCGTCAGCTAAAATGATCTCTCCAGAACTAGTGATGCCGAATTCTAATTTAAAATCAACCAGATCAACTCCCTTGCTTTTTGAAAAATCTCTTAAAACTCTATTGATTTTTTTCGCTTTTACTGTTATTTCATCAAGCTGTTCATAATCTGCCAGTTCTAAAATTTCAATATGCGAACGATTAATCAAAGGATCACCAAGCTGGTCATTTTTATAGTAAAATTCTACTATAGGTTTAGAGAGCTCAATACCTTCTTCAATCCCCAACCTTTTAACGAGACTTCCTGCAGAAATATTTCTAATCACAACTTCAATTAAAATTATATCAACTTTTTTAACTAAAGTTTCTCTTTTATTTAATTCTTTGATAAAATGTGTTTTAATTCCTTTTTTTTCTAAAACTTCAAAAAAGGCGTTAGATATTTTATTATTTATAATTCCCTTATTTTCAATCTGCCCTCTTTTTTGACCATCAAATGCAGTTGCATCATCTTTAAAGTAAACTATTAACTCGTCTTTGTTATCTGTTTTAAAGATCTTTTTGGCTTTACCTTCATATAAGATTTCTTTTTTCTCCATTTGACTAACCTCCTGCCAGTTAAAGCTTTTTAATTTAAATTAAATTCTGCACGCCAGTTATTGACTATTTTTTCTGTTTTTTTAGCTGCTATTCCCGTATATTTAGCTGGATTTAAGATTAATTCTTTTTGTTTATCATTAAAATTCTCCCAGTAACCTTTTAAATCACTACTTTCTGCAACTAAATCTTTTAAAGAAAGATCTGTGCTCTGAGCCTTAAGAGTTAATTTCCTGACTGCTTCATGAGCATCTGGATGACCTGCAGCAGCTAACAATATATAAAGTGGTTCAGCTACAATCATCCTTTTGTTTTGTTCAAAGTTCTTTTTAATATTTTCTTGATCAACCAACATCTTTTTACTAACTCGATTTAATCTTGCTGCTGCAGAAATTAAAGCTGCAATTAATTCTGGAACAAAACGTGAAGATGCTGAATTGGTTAAATCTCTCTGATGTTCAGAAAGCTGATCCATATAAATGGTATTCATTTGAGGCATAAAAGCTTTCCACATGCTTTTTACATTCTCATAGTTAATTGGATTTCTTTTGTGAGGCATAGTAGATGATCCAACCTGTTCTTCAGCAAAATGTTCACCTATTTCTGCTATTTCTGAACGCTGTAAATGCCTCATATCATCGGCAAAAGCAGCCAAAACTCCAAATGTTGATACAAGACTATGAATAAAGTCAGTAATTGCTTCTGCAGCAACAATCTGGGTAGAATGTTCCCCAGCTTTAAGCCCTAGTTCTGCTAAAACTTCTTTTTCAAATTCTTCTGGATCATCAAAAAAGATACTGCTAGCATTATATGCTCCAACTGCTCCAGAAAATTTCCCGACTAATTTTTGAGCTTTAGCTTCAACCTCTTTAATTCTCTCACCGAATCTGCTCACATATTCTGCAATTGTAAAGCCAAAAGTTATTGGTACTGCATGTTGACCGTGAGTTCTGCCGATCTGAACCCTATCTTTTTCTCTTTCGGCAATTTCTAACCAGGTCTTTTCTAATTCAATAAGTTGGGGAAGAATAAGGTCTTCTGCAGCTTTTTTATAACGAAGTGAATTTGCTGTATCAACAATATCATAAGATGTAGCAGTAAAGTGAATATATGGTCTTGTTTCTTTGCTAACTTTTTTTTGAATACAATTAACAAGTGCTCTTATATTATGCCTTGTTTTTGCTTCTTCTTTATAGACTTCTTCAGTATTTAACTCTTTAATGGCTTTTTCTACTTCTTGAGGAGCATCTTGCGGACAAATACCTCGTTGGGCCAATACTTTTACTAAAGCTAATTCTACTTCTGCCTGAAA contains:
- a CDS encoding lyase family protein produces the protein MQTRDIFANISPLDHRYSRGESFSELSEYLSENATIYFQAEVELALVKVLAQRGICPQDAPQEVEKAIKELNTEEVYKEEAKTRHNIRALVNCIQKKVSKETRPYIHFTATSYDIVDTANSLRYKKAAEDLILPQLIELEKTWLEIAEREKDRVQIGRTHGQHAVPITFGFTIAEYVSRFGERIKEVEAKAQKLVGKFSGAVGAYNASSIFFDDPEEFEKEVLAELGLKAGEHSTQIVAAEAITDFIHSLVSTFGVLAAFADDMRHLQRSEIAEIGEHFAEEQVGSSTMPHKRNPINYENVKSMWKAFMPQMNTIYMDQLSEHQRDLTNSASSRFVPELIAALISAAARLNRVSKKMLVDQENIKKNFEQNKRMIVAEPLYILLAAAGHPDAHEAVRKLTLKAQSTDLSLKDLVAESSDLKGYWENFNDKQKELILNPAKYTGIAAKKTEKIVNNWRAEFNLN